The Croceibacterium sp. TMG7-5b_MA50 genome segment TGCGGCGTTCCACAGGGGCAGAAAGGAACCCGTGCCATGCCCGCCAAATCCGCCGCCCAGCAGAAGGCCGCCGGCGCCGCGCTCAGCGCCAAACGCGGCGATACGCCGAAATCCAAGCTGAAGGGTGCCTCCATCAGCATGGAGAAATCCATGAGCGAGGACCAGCTTGAAGAGCTTGCGCATACCAGGCGCAAGAACAAGCCGGAGCATGTCGGCGACGATTGACCCCGGTCAGCCGCGCGCCAGCAGGGCCAGCAGCGCGAAGGAGGCGAGCCAGTGTTCACCCATGTAATCGCCCGCCACATGGTCCAGCCCGGCGGCAAGATGGGTCTCGGCCACCGCCCGCAATTCTGCCGCGCGGTCCGGCGTGGCTGCGGCGATGCCGTTCAGGCACCAGGCGCGGCTGAGGTTCAGCCCGTCCAGATGCGCGATCTTGCCGTCGCTGCGATCCGACACGATGGCGGGGGTTAAGCGGCCGGCGATGCGCCCGGCGGGCAGGAACGCATCGAACCACCGGGCGAACTCCCCCGCCGGCATCACCC includes the following:
- a CDS encoding DUF3008 family protein; translated protein: MPAKSAAQQKAAGAALSAKRGDTPKSKLKGASISMEKSMSEDQLEELAHTRRKNKPEHVGDD